AGAAGAGATTGTTCTTATGGCTTTTATTAGGTGCAACCGCAGTGCCGGCCGAAACCAAACAATTTGTGATGCCGAGCGACATTGAGTTCTCAGGCTCAGTCCTAGAAACCGCGCCTAACTGGTTATGGCAATTAGAGCCTACTACTCGCGCTTGGGCAACGGACTGGTTCGCAGTTGAGAATGAGGCGACTCGAGATGGTGAGGCGTTTGTGTTTAATTACGCAGTCAAGAATGCGAAGGGTCGCGCGGCTTTAGTTCTAGGTTATATGAAAAGCGACGCCAGTACTGGACGCCGTGGACTCGCACCAGAAGTCAGCATTGTGGATATTAATGGTGCTTCAGTCGTTCTTAATGGCAATATTGTGAAACAGCGCATTAGTATTGAAGCACTTGGTAAAACCAAAGATGAACGTACCGTTAAGGGCGCTCTGAGCTTTTCGGTTGAATCTGCGTTTGGTGCTTTATATAAGCGGAAAGGTGTTACAGATAAATTTTTTGCCGAAGCGTACAACAACAGTATTGGATGGGCTGCATTCAGCCTTATTCGTTGGTACTTAGGCGATTACATCAATGATGAGTATCGCTTTAACGAGGCGGGAAAAATGATGAATGAAACCTACATTCGTCCAGAATCGAGTGTGTCGATTGAAGCCATTATTGATGGCACTCGCGAGCCGACTGTGATTTGTGACGTCATTGGCAGTTTTACTTCCCATTTGTCGGAAGTAAGTACGCGCTGGATTGAAGTGCCTAAAACGTGGACTGCGTCGATGACCATTAATGTCCGCATGAAGTAATTCAAAATTAATAGCATGAAGCAATGAGCTGTGGGGCTTGTGGCAAAAAATATCTTAATGTGAGTTTTGATTGGAAGGAAACCGATTTTAGTTGAAAACGACCTCAATATTGAACAATTGATTTGCCAGATCTAAGTCTGAGTTAGTTTGTTTATTTTTGGATGATGAGCAATAGCTCCCGATACGGATTTCCTCTTATCTACTTGGGTGAGCAAGAAGCGGATAAGTTATTAATGGATAATGCTGCATTGTTATTGCTTGATGTATCTGCGGTATGGTCTGGGATTGAATTGATGGATGGATTCAATATCAAACAAGGAACGTCGCTATACGAAGATACTAAGAAAGTGATTGAAGTTACTGTAGTTAATAGTCGAGAGTTGGAGCATAGACAGAGAAAAGCCTCAGCTTAAAGCTGGTGTTTGTGACTTGGTGTTGTCATATCAGGTCACTGCTCCATAGGTGTGATACCAAGCATAAAGCGGCGTAATTTCAGCACGTAAGTATGAAGGGGTCAAGGTCATGGCAAATATATATAAATTTCCAACGCCAAAACGAGTTGATAAGGCAATTATCAACTCTAAACCCCGTTTGGTAGTTTCACTGTGTTAAGTAGACCGAATATTGATCGGACACATGGGTATAGATGCCAATCGCTTTCTCGCAGTAGCAGTAGTACCGGGTATAATATGCAGCCAACAAGCTGTCGGCTCGGATCCGAAAGTGCTGTGCGTCGGATAAAGATAGCTGGCCAGATCCGTGCACCTCAATAAACGGGATGGTGTTGGTTTATGATCTCGGTGCTTGTCGCTGTGATGGTTTCTTCGCGCACGTAAAATTGCAAAACATGACGCAACATATCCACAAACATATTATCAACGCAGCGCTCATGGCTACGACACCGAGATTGGGAGTCGGGAAAATCAGCGTTTTGTAGAAATTCTTGGCTCTGGCGTGGTGTTGCTATACTGGGATAAAGTGCCGGGTGTAGTGGTCAACTAAAATTAGTCACGGTTTAAGAGCTTTCCCAAAATATTCGTCTGTCGTGCCACTCAGTAATAGTTTCATGTCATTACAAGGAGCGATTAACCGATCCTTCATCGAAATCTACATTGCATTTTGGTTGAGACTTGAAGTAATTATTTTGTTGGGGACATTATATTAATAAAGTACTAGGCGTAATAGCTATAGCTAAGTCAGCTATTATGATAACATTTTTCTTTCGCTTTATTATAACTTTCCAAATAATTTCATGATGTTACTTAATCCAAACCTATTAGAGCTAGAACGTTAAATTGTGCTACATCTACTACCATCAATAAAAGTTGTTGAAATATTTTTATTGAATGACAATAATTTTTTTTTCATATCCGTTGTGGTGGGTAAGTTATTGTTTATAAATAATTAATTTGCAATCTGGCTCTGTGGCTAATTTTGTTTGTGTTGTGTTTTTATTTTTAAGTTTCGATACTCAGGACTAACAATTAGTCAGTCCAATAGAGATATCAACTGTATATGAAATGTAAACAAAACCTACAAAGCGAGTTGTTAAGTGTGCTGTTTGGTGTGGTGTGCTTTACAGCATCAAGTTTCTCCTTTGCCAGTTCAAATTTGGTTATTGAGTCTACTATTCTCAACGACGAAGATATTACGAAAATAATTGAAGACTCTACGTTAGGTACATCACTTTCTTTTGAATTGTTGGATTCAAATCTTAAGAGTATTTTAATTGATAAATACGATATTTTAGTTCCTATTATTTCAATTGAGAATAATGATGGGTTTGATGTAATAAAAGCTGAAGCTAGTCAATATGAAAGTATCACAGATAATTTTGATGATAATATTCATAATCTAGTCTGTGAACAATTATGTTCTAAAAATGACATTCGTAAAAAGGACTTGTTGGGTGTTGTTAATAGCATCGATAGCATTAACTCCTTATCTGCTCATTTGGAACTTTTACCGGGTAGTTTACCAAGGCATAGCGATTTGATTGTTGATGTAAAACCAAAGAAAAATTTTTTTGCGTCTAGAGGCGGATAATCGAGGTAATGAATACACGGGTAATTACGTGTATTCACTTTATGGACAAATTAATTCCACATTTACCAACTATGATCAGATTAATACAAAATTTGAAACGTCCAATCTAATTGGGAAGAAGTCGGCATCCATTTATTATAGTGATTACTTACCATCAATAGATGCTAATTATGACGTCGCAGCTGTATATGACTATTATCTTTTAAAAAAGGAATTACAAAAATTCCAAATAACTGGAGATAGTTTTAAATACTCGTTTATGATAAGAAAGGTTCCCTTTTTTGATTATGCGTCATCCATAAATGCAGGGGTTACCTTTGTTGATAATACAAGTCATTTATTAGGATTATCAACAGATAAAGATATTGTTTATAGTGAGATTGGCTATACAAAAAAAATACGATAACTTTGATGGGTTTCGTGCTGTTGTCAACTTTAACTATGTGAGCGGGGATGTGAGCTTTGGTGATCAACAAGCTGAAGAGATCGATTCGGACTCCGTCAATATTGGTGGTAACTTTAAAATATTGCGTTCGTATTTTAATGCATCTTATCAGTTTTTTCCATACGAAGTAGAATTACTTATGAGAGGTCAGTTGGCTAATCATAAAAACTTAGCTAATGAGTTAAAAATTGATATTGGAGATAGTCTATTTTCTTATCAACGCGGTTTCACCATTAATGATGGAATATTAAATGCTATTTCACTATCAAGATATGATTTGGTTTTCAATCAAAATCTGAAATATGGGGTAAACTATCAAATGCTTATGGCTATATTCAAGATGCTCAGCCTTATTTCAGCGATAACAACAAGGTTAATATCTATGATCTTTCGTTATTCTTAAAAGGGGAGTGGAGTGGTTTAAGTTACGAAATGTCTTTCAGCAAAGCACTTGGTGCTAAAGTGCATAATGCACTCCACGATGATAGATTTTTATTTACAATAGGTAAAACCTTTAATTTTTAGGGGAGGATGTATGAAAATTAATAGTATCTACTTAAGTATTGCTGTTACCGTAGCCAGCTTTAGAGCATTTGCATTACCTAATGCATCTCCAACGATTGTAAGTGGTGATGGTCAAGTGACTACTACTGGTTCTTCAATGTTGATTAATCACACGGCAAATAAGTCTATTCTTAATTGGAAGTCGTTTAATATCGGTGTTGGTGAATCTGTCAATGTTACTATGCCAAATGCGGCGTCTGCTCTTTACCGTGTGTCTGGAAGTGCTACCAATATTTTTGGTCAACTGAATGTACCTAATGGTCAGCTTTATGTCGTTAATCCTGCGGGTATAACACTAGGCGATGGCTCAGTCATTAGAGGGGCAAATGTTACACTTTCAACATCCTCTATCACCGATGGTGACTTCATTTCCGGAAATTTAAATGCGACAGCAAAAGGTGTAATTAATATACATGACACAGTAAATCTGGATGGTGTAGTAACATTAAAAGGCTCGAGAATTATAGTCGGAGCAGGTCTAGAAACCCCCGGACACATTGTGGGTAAGAATGGCTCGACTATTCATTTATTAGGGAATGATTATGTTTGGTTATATCCGAATTCAACAATTAAAGCTGTAGATTCCGGGGATATAGATGTAAATATAATTTCAAGTAATGATGATCCTAACTTTAACGCAAGGGCCGTGTTTCAAAATGGAGCTATGTTAGACGCGGGGCAAGGAAAAGTAGAGATTAGAGCCACCCAATCACTAATAGGTAGATATGATGGCAGTTCAAAAACGGTGACCTTGAAAGGCGGTTTACTATCTATATTAGGTAGTACTCGTGGTGTTAGTTTGTACAATCCAATCATTACAGCTAAAAACTTACATATTGAAGGAAACACTTCTTTAGGAGAAAACGGACTTCCGGGAGACGGTATATTTATTGCTGGTGGTCAGGTCGAATTTAATGTCGAAAATGGTGAAGTGATAGGTAGGGACTTGCGTGAAGGTACTAATTTACAGACCGCTGGAATAAGGATTATTACAAACGGGGAAACTTCACTAGACCCCTCCTTTAAACCTAAATTTAAGATAAATGGTCACGTACGCTTTGAAGGCAGCGGTATCTCCAACTCAGGACTAGTCTTCTACAATAGGATGAATAAAAGTGATAGACCTGCTATTACATTTGAAGTCACACCCGGGTCAACATTAACTATGCTAGGGCACGCTACTGGTGTGTCGGGCGGAGCATATGGTGCCAGCGCAGTATCGGGAATTTCTACATTAGGCTTTTTTGGGGCGCCCTCTTTTATGTTTGATAACCAAGGTAGTATCGCATTAGAGGGTGATACAGATTCACCTGAAGGAATTGGGGTAAATTTCAAAGAGCCATCGTCAAATGATGGTGGGCCTTCGAATGTATATATTGCCTCTTCAGAAGGTTCGAATTTCACCATTAATGGTAAAGCACCTGTATTGTCAGGAATTGCTCTTAATACTGAAACTTTTGATACATCGAAAAACAAAGGAAGTGTAGCTCTCACAGGAGAATCAAACAAAGGGGATGGAATTTTGGTAGAAGGGGGTTCTACCACCCTTTCAAATATAACCCTTAAAGGGAATTCAGTTTCTGGTAACGGGGTTTCTATCCAAAGTGTAATAAAAGGCGACAATTTAAATGTCGCAGGTATTAGTACTAGCGGCGCGGGCATTACTGTTGATAAGGGTGTGACTACCTCAGGTAATTCTAGTTTTTCAGGCCAGTCAGTTTCAGGGAAAGGAGTTAATATCTCGGAGAAAATTATTTCCACTGGAGATATTGGTATTAGCGGTAGATCAACCAGTGGTTTTGGTGTTTCTGTTGGCGGTAGTATTGAGTCTACTGATAACGTGAACATCGTTGGTAGTTCTTTTTCTGGAGATGGATTAAACGTTGAAAAAGGCGGAAAAATTACTTCTTCAAATAATCTTAATTTAGGAGGGGTTTCTAAACTGGGTAATGGGGTCAGTCTGTCAGGAGATGTTAAGTCTGAGAATCTATCTGTTACAGCAGATACTGATTCGGGTGTCGCTTTAGTCGCCACAGGTAATATTCAGTCGGCACAGCAACAGATAAATGTAGTAGCTGGAGCAAAAGGAAAATCTACGGCAATTTCAGGCACAGGCTTTGACACTAGCAGTATTAATATCACTAGGGATGACGGTATTCCGCTCTCATTGAAAAACGATGTTGAAATGGCTATTAATGATTCAATAACTGCAATGTCATCAAACCCGTCAATATCGCTAAACCAATTAAGATGTACATCTAAAGAGGAGTGTGCAAGCATCAAATATAGGAAATAAAAGTTCTTAATGGTACGATGGACGAAGTTGTACTATTCAGACGTAGTACTTTGCAGTTTATGTTCATATCTGGGCTAGATTTTCTAGCCCAGATGAGCTCACAAATAATTCTGTGTAACCGCTAGTGTTAACATATGTTACTCAGAGTAGGCGCTAATTGTTTAGTGGTATAGTGAGATTGGCCATTTAGTTAGAAGACATACCACCACTTCACAAGAATATTATGAAATATGCACAAGGTAGTGCTTTAGTACCAAGTTTAAATTAGAAGCAAGCAGGTAATCCTAGTTCAAAACTCTTCAACCTAAGCCAGAATGTTTGCAAATCTAGGTTCGCTAGTTAAGAAAAAGAACGTAACAAAAAAGCGAAAATGAATCCCCTAATTTAATGAGGCCCACAAGTTTGGTGGGGTTCATCGTATGGACCAGTTTTAACTAGTCATTAGTATGTATTGCTTCTTTTCTATGGTGTTAAAAGT
This window of the Vibrio panuliri genome carries:
- a CDS encoding F4 family fimbrial subunit is translated as MKKKRLFLWLLLGATAVPAETKQFVMPSDIEFSGSVLETAPNWLWQLEPTTRAWATDWFAVENEATRDGEAFVFNYAVKNAKGRAALVLGYMKSDASTGRRGLAPEVSIVDINGASVVLNGNIVKQRISIEALGKTKDERTVKGALSFSVESAFGALYKRKGVTDKFFAEAYNNSIGWAAFSLIRWYLGDYINDEYRFNEAGKMMNETYIRPESSVSIEAIIDGTREPTVICDVIGSFTSHLSEVSTRWIEVPKTWTASMTINVRMK
- a CDS encoding transposase, encoding MPFIEVHGSGQLSLSDAQHFRIRADSLLAAYYTRYYCYCEKAIGIYTHVSDQYSVYLTQ
- a CDS encoding filamentous hemagglutinin N-terminal domain-containing protein yields the protein MKINSIYLSIAVTVASFRAFALPNASPTIVSGDGQVTTTGSSMLINHTANKSILNWKSFNIGVGESVNVTMPNAASALYRVSGSATNIFGQLNVPNGQLYVVNPAGITLGDGSVIRGANVTLSTSSITDGDFISGNLNATAKGVINIHDTVNLDGVVTLKGSRIIVGAGLETPGHIVGKNGSTIHLLGNDYVWLYPNSTIKAVDSGDIDVNIISSNDDPNFNARAVFQNGAMLDAGQGKVEIRATQSLIGRYDGSSKTVTLKGGLLSILGSTRGVSLYNPIITAKNLHIEGNTSLGENGLPGDGIFIAGGQVEFNVENGEVIGRDLREGTNLQTAGIRIITNGETSLDPSFKPKFKINGHVRFEGSGISNSGLVFYNRMNKSDRPAITFEVTPGSTLTMLGHATGVSGGAYGASAVSGISTLGFFGAPSFMFDNQGSIALEGDTDSPEGIGVNFKEPSSNDGGPSNVYIASSEGSNFTINGKAPVLSGIALNTETFDTSKNKGSVALTGESNKGDGILVEGGSTTLSNITLKGNSVSGNGVSIQSVIKGDNLNVAGISTSGAGITVDKGVTTSGNSSFSGQSVSGKGVNISEKIISTGDIGISGRSTSGFGVSVGGSIESTDNVNIVGSSFSGDGLNVEKGGKITSSNNLNLGGVSKLGNGVSLSGDVKSENLSVTADTDSGVALVATGNIQSAQQQINVVAGAKGKSTAISGTGFDTSSINITRDDGIPLSLKNDVEMAINDSITAMSSNPSISLNQLRCTSKEECASIKYRK